The Vulcanimicrobium alpinum sequence GGCCGCGGCGTGTTCATCGACCACGCGACGGGCGTCGTGATCGGCGAGACCGCGGTCGTCGGCGACGACGTCTCGATGCTGCACGGCGTGACCCTCGGCGGCACCGGGAAGCAGCGCGGTGACCGGCACCCGAAGATCGGCCGCGGCGTCCTGCTCGGCGCCGGTTCCACGGTCCTGGGCAACATCACCGTCGGCGAGGGCGCGAAGGTCGCTGCCGGCAGCGTCGTAATCCGCCCCGTCCCCCCGTGGACCACGGTCGCCGGCGTCCCTGCCGACGTCGTCGGTCACAGCTCCGCCGGCGAGCACCCGGGCCAAACCATGGACCAAGCCTTCGTCCTCGACTTTCAAATCTAACGCATCGTCACGCTGGCCGCGTCGTCACGCTGAGCCCGTCGAAGCGCAGCCTCCATCACGCACGAAGGGCGCCCGGATCACTCCGGACGCCCTCGCCGTTCGCCTTCACGCTGCGTCGGACGCAGGCGTCCGCTACCAGCCGCCGTCTCCGCCCCCGCCGCCGGAATCGCCGCCGCCCCAACCCCCGCCGGAGTCACCGCCGCCCGAGTCGCCCCACGACGACCCGCCGATGTTCGAGGTGTCGATCTGGCCGGGCTGGTCCTGCCAGCCGCCGGCGTCGGCCTGCTGGCCCGGATCGAACCCACCGGCCGCGTAGCCGCCGCCGTCTCCGACGTCGCGCCGGCCCCCGAAGAGCTCGTTCCCGAGCCACGCGCCGCCGAGCCCGCCGAGCAGGCCGCTCCAGAAACCGCCGCCGCCCCCGCCGTAGCCGGGGCCATAGCCGGGGCCGTACCCGCCGCCGTAGCCGGGTCCGGGCCCGTAGCCCGGCCCGCCCATCATCCGCGGCCCCGAGAGCGCGCGGAAGATCCCGCGGATGACGAAGAAGATCACGGCGAGGATGATGATCCACCAGATCCATCCCATGTTGAAGCCGCCTCCGGTCTCGCTGCTGCGGCTCGGGCTCGCGACGGCGCCGGCGGGACGCCGGCTGCCGTTGAGCGAGCTCTCGTGGCCGCGATAGGTGTTGATGATCGTGCTGACCGCGTTCTCGACGCCGCCGTCGTAGTCGCCGGTCTTGAAGGACGCGCGCATCGTGCGCGCGATCGTCTGATACGAACCTGCCGGAAAGTAGCGCGAGGCCGCCGTCGTCCCCGCGATCCGGATCTCGTGCTCGTTCTTCGCGATGAAGATCTCGACGCCGTTGACCTGCTGCTGCGCGAAGCTCCGCTCGATCGCGGCGTCGGGCGCGACGCCGCCGAGCGTCGGCGTCGTGACGACGACGACTTCCTTGCGCGTCTGCGCGTTGAAGTCGCCGACTTGCTGGTTGATCTGCGCGATCGCCGTCGGCGAGAGCAGGTGGGCGTCGTCGATCACGTAGCTCGTCCGCGCGAACGCGGGCGAGACGCTGGTCGCCAGGGCGACCGTCAGGGCAGCAAGCGCCGCCAGCGGTTTCATCGGTGCATGTCCTCCGGTGGACGAGTACCCGGCCTCGCGCGGGAAGTTGCGATGGGCTAGTGGACGGAGACGACGACGAGCGCGACGCCGACCGAGGTGAGCACGAAGATCGCCAGCAGCACCCACGTGAATGCCTTGGCGACGCCGTTCCACTTGCGATCGGTCCGGTACGGTTTGGGTCTCATTGCGCTTCGGCGCGGGCTTCGGCGACGCGGCCCCACAACCGTTCCAGGTTGTAGAACTGCCGCTGGTCGGGCGTGAACACGTGCGCGACGACGCTGCCGAGGTCGATCAGAATCCATCCGCCGTCGGCGTGCCCCTCGAGGCGCGGCCGCAAGCCGGCCGCTTCCGCGGCGTCGACGATCGCGTCGGCGATCGAGCGGGTCTGGATCGCCGACCGCCCGGTCACGACGACGAAGTGGTCGGCGACGATCGTGCGCCCGTCGAGGTCGAGGACGGCGAGATCTTCGCCCTTCTTGTCCTCCGCGGCGGCGCGGACCAGGGAGACGAGGTCGAGTTCAGACAGAGCGCTGTTCCTTCCCGAGGCCGTAACGGCCGGCGGCGGCGAGGGTCTGCGGCGCAACGTCGAGGCTGCGGCGCGTGAGATAGGCGATCGACGAAGCGAGCACGCCGCGCATCGCCGCGTCGCGATCTCGCAGGGCCAGCGACGCGAGCGCCGCGCGGCCGGTGAAATCACGTCCCGGCTCGAGCCCGTCGGCGAGGTAGACGACCTCGTCCAGCGGGCTCATGACCTCGGCCGCGACGGTATGTTTGCGGATCGCGGAGAGCACCGCCTCGTCGTCGATCCCGAACTGCTCGCGCGCGAGCTCCGCGCCGAGGCGCGCGTGCAGCACGATCGGGTTGGCGCGCTCGAATGCGTCGATCGGCATCCCGCGCCGCTCGCATTCGCGCAGCAGCCGGTCGGCTGAGTAGAGTCGCGCCAAGTCGTGGAGCATCCCGGCGACGCGCGCGCGTTCCGCGTCGATCCCGTGCGCGCGCGCGAACCGCGCCGCCGTCCGCGCCACGCGCAGGACGTGCGCGGTGCGATGATCGGAACCGAGCTGCGCGCGCACGGCGCGCGCCATCCGCACGAACGCGAGCCCGCTCAATGCCGGATCTCGCGCAGGACGCTCGCGCCGATCCCGCGTCCGCCCAGCATCGCCGGAGCGTACGCGTCGTGTGCGACGCGCTTGAGCAGATCGGCGTCGAAGGCCTCGTCGTCGCTGGGGACGACGATCGCGGTGTTGCGCACGACGCCGCTGCGGTCGAGATCGAGCCGCACCACCGTCGCGTGCGCGCCGCTGCCGTCGGCGACTGTGCTGTGCCGGAGTTTGGGCGCGACGAAAACGAGCGCCGCCTGCTGCGGCGTCCCCTCGCGCACGTATCCCAGCCGCAGCAGCGTCGCGCGGTCGCCGACGACGACGCGCGCGAGCAGCGACGACTTCGGATCGAACGCGAGCACGACGTCGGACTCGGGACCCTGGCGGAAGACGCGGTAGTTCGGGCCTTCCGTCTCGGCCGACGCGGCGAGTTCGTCGCGCGCGCCCAGCGACGTGGTGGCGCCGAAGGTGAACCGTCGCCGCGTGCCGTCGACGTCGACCGTGTACGTCGTCCCGGGCGGCATCGCGACGTCGAACGCGTGCACGGTTCCGTCGTCGTCGACGATCGCGTCGAAGCGCGCGGCACCGTCGGTGAAGGCGACGTGCTGTCCGTCGTCCTTGGTTGCGACCGCGGCGGGCGTACCGTACGTCCGCACGATCGCGGAGAGCGGGCGGTGCAGCAGATCGACCGGCGGCGGCACCATCGTCACGGGCGGCGTGCGATCTCGTCGTCGAGCGCGGCGCGCAGCGCGCGCAGGCGCGCGGCGTAGAGCTCACCTTTCAAGTTGCCGGCCCACATCACCAGCGCGTTCTCGCCGTTGTCGCTGTAGTAGCCGCGGCGCGTCGAGACGGTCGTGAAGCCGTACTTGCGGTAGAGCTTCTGCGCCGAGTCGTTCGATTCGCGCACCTCGAGCGTGATCCACGACGCGCCGTGCACGATCGCTTCGTCGAGCAGCGCGATGAGCATCTCCTCGCCGAATTTGCGGCCGCGCTGATCCGGATGCACGGCGATCGTGGTGATGTGCGCGTCTTCGAGGATCGACCAGATGCCGCCGTAGGCGACGATCGCGCCGTCGTAGCGGCCGGTGAAATAGTGGGCGAGCTTGTTGTCGCGGATCTCGTTGGCGAACGCGTTCACCGGCCACGCCGTGCCGAACGAGAGCGCCTCGATACGCAGCACGGTGGGGAGATCGGTCGTCGACATCCGGTCGATCGCCAGGCGTTTGGGCGCGCCCGCACCGGCGGGGTTCAGTTCGGCCTTCACGAGCGCTGCGCGCGCGGTTCGCTGACGGCCGGACGTTCGCCGTAGTCGGGTGCGAGGGCGTGCGGCGTCGGGCTCGGTTCGCGGGTGCGGGCGAGTTCGGCGATCGCGACGGCGGGGGGTTGCGCTCGAGGCAGAAGCGCTCGCACAGTCAACCCGCGTTCGGCGATCTGCGCGAGCACGTCCTCCGTATTCCCGCTCACGGAGAGGGTGCCGGCGGTTCCCGCCAGCAGCCGGTCCAGGACGCTCGCGGTCGGCCCGCACGCGGTCCGGGCGCCCCGGTCGTCGCGCAGCCGCGCGCAGATCACGCCCGGCCGGCCGGCGACGACCGTCAGGCTCGGCAGCGGCGCGGCGGCGGGCTCGAGCGCGTCGTACGACGAGATCCCGACCAGCGGGACACCGCTGCCGTAGGCGAGCGATTTCGCGTACGCGACGGCGATCCGCACGCCGGTGAACGATCCCGGGCCGATCCCGACCGCGATGCGGTCGAGGTCGCGGAGCGCGAGGGACGCGCCGCCGAGCAGGTCCGCGATCCGCTCGAGGCCCCGCTCGAGCGCGTCGGCCCGGCCGCCGCCGCCGGAGCGCATCTCCCCGTCGAGGTCGAGCGCAGCCGAGAAGCCGTCGAGCGCCGCGTCCAGCGCGAGGATCTTCATCGCAGCCGCCGCACGCGCACCCGCCGCGGCCCCGCGCCCGCGCCGTCGATCGTGACCTCGACGCGCGCCGCCGGCAGCCAGTCTTCCGCGCGTTCCGGCCATTCCACCAGCGTGATGCGGTCGGGAGCGAACGCTTCGTCCAGCGCGAGATCGGGAAGCTCGGCGGGATCGTCGATGCGATAGAGGTCGACGTGTTCGACCGGCGGCGTTCCCGGGTACGTCTGACGAAAGACGAACGTTGGACTGCTGACCGCGTCGTCCGAGCCGTGCAGCGCACGGACGAGCGCCCGCGCCAGCGTCGTCTTTCCGGCGCCCAGCGGCCCGCGCAAAACGACGACGTCCCCCGGGGCGAGCGTCGCAGCGACCCGGACGGCGAACGCGTCGAGCGCGCGCAAACCGTCGAGGACGTCCTCCTTCTCAGTCAGAATGGTGATAGGTGCTGTTGCGGATGAGTGACGTCCTCGTTGGGATCGTCGCCGGGGCGGTGTGTTCGGTGATCGCGGCGGCCTTCGAAACCGTCGTGCTGACCAGCCGCTTTTTCTCGCTCGATCACGTCGGCGAAGGTCTCGAAAGCAAGCTGCTGCTGATCGCGGTTGTCGGGGCAATCGCAGGCGGGGTCGTCGGCTTTCTCGTCGGGGCGCTTTTCAAGCAGCGCGACGCCGTCCGCCGGTGATCCCGACCTCCTCCGCAGCCGAACACCTGGCCGATCTCGACGCCAGGTTCGAAGCCCATGCCGAAGCGCTTCGCGCGCATGCCGGCCGGCTGCGCGACGCACTCGCGCGCGCGGCCGGCGCACCGGCGGCCGCAACCGATCCGCTCGAGACCGAACCACTCTCGCATTCCGACTCGTAGAAAGTTTCCGTGAACGACGACTCCCGCATGTCCACCATCGCCGTCGAAGACGAGATGCAGGAGAGCTACCTCTCCTATGCGATGTCCGTCATCGCGTCGCGCGCCCTGCCCGACGTGCGCGACGGTCTCAAGCCCGTCCAGCGGCGCATCCTCTACGCGATGCGCGAGATGGGGATGGACCCGAGCAAACAGCACCGCAAGTGCGCCGGTGTGATCGGCGAGGTGCTCAAGTCGTTCCACCCGCACGGCGACTCGTCGGTATACGACGCGCTGGTGCGCATGGCGCAGGACTTCACCCTGCGCTACCCGCTCATCGACGGTCACGGGAACTTCGGCTCGATCGATCCCGATCCGCCGGCGGCGTATCGTTACACCGAAGCGCGGCTCGCGCGCCCGGCGATGGAGATGCTCGCCGACATCGACAAAGAGACCGTCGATTTCATCCCCAACTTCGACAACCAGACCGAAGAGCCGGTTGTGCTGCCGGCGCGCCTGCCGCAACTGCTCGTCAACGGCTCCTCGGGGATCGCGGTCGGGATGGCGACCAACATCCCGCCGCACAACGTCGGCGAGATCTGCGACGCGATCACGTACCTGATCGACAGCACCGGGAAAAATCTCAGCGACGACGAGCTGATGGACGGTCTGCTCGACCGCGTGCACGGCCCGGATTTCCCGACCGGCGGCGTCCTGCTCGGATGCGAAGCGATCCGTAACGCGTACAAGACCGGGCGCGGTTCGGTGGCGCTGCGCGGCAAGGCCGAGATCGTCGAAGACAAGGGCCGCTACCGCATCGTCATCAGCGAAGTGCCGTTCCAGGTCTCGGTGAACCGCATTCTCGAGTCGATCACCGACGCATATCAGGAGAAACGGATCACCGGCATTACCGCGCTGCACAACGAGTCGAACCGCAAGGGGATGCGGATCGTCGTCGAGCTGCACCGTTCCGCGACGCCGCAAGTCGTGCTGAATCAGCTCTACAAGCAGACCCCGCTGCAGTCGAGCTTCGCGTTCAACATGCTCGCGCTGGTCCCGGTGAAGCGCGGCGGGACGATGGAGCACACCACCGGAACGCTCACCCCGCTCGAACCGCAAGTTCTCAGCCTCAAGGACATGCTGGGGCACTTCATCGATCATCGCCGCGAGGTGACGTCGCGCCGCGCGCGCTACGAACTGCGCAAGGCGCTCGAACGCGCGAAGATCCTGCGCGGCTTCCGCATCGCGCTCGACAACATCGACGAAGTCATCTCGATCATCCGCGCCAGCGCGACCGTCGACGAAGCGAAAGCGAACTTGATGGCGCGCTTCCCGGTCCCCGAAGGCGGCCTCGCCGACGACATCCCGGGCGATCTGAACGACGTCATCGCCGCCGGCCTCGACGAGATCCAGGCCGCCGCGATCGTCGACATGCGCCTGCGCACGCTCGTCGGCCTCGAACGCAAGAAGATCGAGGACGAGTACGAGGGACTACTGGTGACGATCGACGATCTGCGCGACCTGCTCGCGAAGCCGGCCCGCATCCTGCAAGTCGTCCGCGACGAGACGGCAGACCTCAAGAAGCGGATGGACGATCCGCGCAAGACGCCGGTCGAAGCCCTCGAAGGCGAACTCGCGATCGAAGACATCATCGCCGACACCGAGGTCGTCGTGACGGTGACGGTCGGCGGCTACATCAAGCGCGTCTCCGTCGACACGTTCCGCGCGCAAAACCGCGGCGGACGCGGCGTCATCGGCATCGCGAACTTGAAGAAGGAAGACGTCGTCCGCAACTTCTTCGTCGCGACGACGCACCAGCACGTCCTATTCTTCACGAATAAGGGCCGTGCGTTCCGTCTGCGGGCGTACGAGATCCCCGACTCAACGCGCCAGTCGCGCGGGACGGCGCTGGTCAACCTGCTGCAGCTGCCGCCGGGGGAGAACGTCACCGCCGTCTTCCCGGTGAGCCGTTTCGACACCGACGAATACCTCGTGATGGTCACCCGTCACGGCGTGATCAAGAAGACGAAGCTCGACGAGTTCGAGAACGTGCGCCGCAACGGGCTCATCGCGATCGGCCTCGACGACGGCGACGAACTCCTCGCCGTCGACCTGAGCCGCGGCGACCGCGACATCATCCTCGCGACCCACGACGGGATGGCGGTCCATTTCAACGAGACCGACGTGCGGCCGATGGGCCGCCCGGCGCGCGGCGTCAAGGCGATGACGCTCGCCGCCGGCGACGAGATCGTCGCGATGGACGTCGTCGAAGACGACCGCCGCGAAGTGCTCATCGTGACCTCGCAGGCGTACGGGAAGCGCACTCCCATCGATGACTACCGCCACACCTCGCGCGGCGGCAAAGGCGTGAAGGCGTTCGCTAAGGAGAAAGAGATCGGCTACGTCGTCGATCAGATCTTGGTGAAGCCGGACGACGAACTGCTGATGATCACCTCGGGGAACCAGGTGATCCGCATCCCGGTCAGTCAGATCCGGCGCGCCGGACGCTCGACCAAAGGCGTGCGCCTGCAGCGGCTCGCGGAGGGCGACGAGGTCATCGCGATCGCCAATCTCGGCCAGCAGTCGAAAGCCGTCGAAGACATCACCGGCGAAGCGCCGGCCGTGTAAGTCACGCTGAGCTTGTCGAAACGCCGCGCCCGGCCATGAGTTCCGCGGCGCGGTGGATCGCTTTGCGCACGCGCTCGTACGTCCCGCAGCGGCAGAGGTTCGTCACCGACTCGTCGATCTGCGCGTCGCTCGGCGAGCGGTGTTAGGCGAGCAGCCGCGCCGCCGCCATGATCATTCCCGACTGACAATAGCCGCACTGCGGGACGCCGATCTCGAGCCACGCCTGCTGCACGGGATGCAGTTCGCCGTGCGCGGCGAGACCTTCGATCGTGCGAACGTCGCTCCCGGCGGCGTTCTCCATCGGGAGCAGACACGAACGCACGGCCTCGCCGTTCACGTGCACGGTGCACGCGCCGCACAGTCCGCGACCGCAGCCGAACTTCGTGCCGCGCAGGCCGGCTTCGTCGCGCAGCGCCCACAGCAGCGGCGTGTCCGGCTCGACGTCGAGCGCGGCGGCTTTCCCGTTGATCCTCAGCCGAATCATCCGTGTCCCTCAGGCGAATTGCTTGGCGTAGCGGGTGCGGATGCCGTGACGCGCGAGCGGAAGGGTGCGCACGCGCCGTCCGCTCGCGGCGAAGATCGCGTTGGCGAGGGCCGCCGCCGTCGGAACCGGCCCGACTTCGCCGAGTCCGCCCGGATCGGCGCCGCTGTCGATGAACGCGAACGTCGTCGGCGGCGCCTCGGGGAGCGCGAGCAGGTGAAACCCGTCGAAGTTCGTCGCGGTGCTGCGGCCGTGCGCGAACGTGATCTCCGAGGCGAGCGCCTGCGTGAGTCCCCAGTTGATGCCGCCCTCGATGTTCGCGCGCGTGATGTCGGGATCGAGGACGTAGCCGCCGTCGAGCACGGTGGTGACATGGTGCAGATCGAGCGTGTCGCCGTGCAGCGAGACCTCGACCGCCTGCGCGAGGTAGGTCTGGAAACAGTACGCGAGCGCGATGCCGACGCCGCGTCCGCGCGGACGCGGCGCGTCGAGCTTCGCGAGTTCGGCGAGCTTGCGCAACACCGGCACGGCGCGCGCTTCGTGCGGACTGCCCTTCAGCAATGCGAGGCGGTACGCGAGCGGATCGATGCCGGCCGCGTGCGCGAGCTCGTCGACGAAGCTCTCCGAGGCGAAGACGTTCGGGCCGTAGCCGGTCGTACGCCAGACCATCGTCGGCACGGGCACGTCGATGATGTGCACGTCGAACTGCCGCCGCGCTACGGTGTACGGATAGGCCTCGTCGGTCAGCCCCTCAATGCACGACGGGTCGGCTTGCGGAAACGCGAAGGGTTTGGGAAGTCCGATGTAGACCGGGGACGCGATCGTCGGCGCAACGAGCCGCTGCAGCATCGCGACGGGAATCCCGTTCGCGTCGAGCGACGCCGTCATCGACTGGCGGAACGCCGGACGATAGCTGTCGCGATGGAAGTCTTCCTCGCGCGTCCAGACGAGCTTCACCGGGCGGCCGACCGCGCGCGAGATCAGCGCCGCCTGCACGGCGTAGTCGGCGATGAGCCGCCGGCCGAAGCCGCCACCGAGGAGCGTCCGATTCACCGCGACGTTGTCTTTGGGGATGCCGAGCGCCTCACTCACGCGCACCACGCACATCGTCTGCCCCTGCGTCGGCGCCCAGAGGTTGCAGCGATCGCCCTCGACCGACGCGGTGCAGTTCATCGGCTCCATCGTCGCGTGCGCCTGCCACGCCGAGCCGTACGCCGCGCTGACGACGCGGGCGCCGTTCGCGCGCGCCGCATCGAGGGCGGCCGCGACGCCGTCGCCTTTCACGACCGGCGTCCACGCGTCGCCGCGCATCGTCGTGTCGTAGAGCGCGTCGAGCGCGGGCGTGGCGACGTCGGCGCCGGTGCTCCAGCGCACGGGGAGCGCGTCGACCGCCTTGTGCGCGCGCCACCAGGAAGTCGCGACCACGGCCACGCCGCGCGGGACCCGCACGACGCCCAGCACGCCGCGCATCCGCCGCACCGCGCGATCGTCGAAGGAAAGCACGTCACCGTTGATCGTCGGCGCCGTCTTCACCGCGGCGTACGCCATGTGCGGGACGACGACGTCGATGCCGAACACCGGCTCGCCGGTGATCTTCGCGCGCAGGTCGACGCGCCGGTGCGCGGTGCGCAGCAGCGTCCATCGGGCGGGCGATTTCAACGCCGGTTTCTGATTGACCGGAAGCGCCGCGGCCGCCGCGGCGAGCGAACCGTACGTCGCGCTGCGCCCGCTCGCCAGATGCGTCACCGTGCTCTTGGCGGTCCGGCAGGTCGCGGGATCGACGTTCCACTCCGCGGCGGCGGCGCGGACGAGCGCGTCGCGCGCCGCCGCGCCCATGGTGCGCAGCACCGGCCAGAAGTCGCGGATGCTCCGCGCGTCGCCGGTGAACTGGGTGTTCACGTACGGGTTGGCGTAGGACGGATCGACGCCGGTCTTCTCGAGCTGGACCGCGTCCCAATCGGCATCGAGTTCCTCGGCGATCACCATCGGATGCGTCGTTCCGATCCCCTGGCCCATCTCGGCTTGCGAGACCATGATCGTCACCACGTTGTCGGGACTGATGCGCACCCAGGCGTTGAGCGGAACGGCGCTGTTCGCGGCGTGGTCGACGTTGCGTGCCGCCAGCGCGGGCGCTTCGAGCTGCAGCAGCAAACCGCCGCCGCCGACCGCGGCGACGCGCAGGAACGCATCGCGCTTCATGCCGGGCATTCTGCACCGGTCGCGGCCCAATGCGCGACGAGCGCACGGAAGTGCGGTTTGTCCACCGGCGGCGGACGGCGCGTCCCGCCCGGATGCCACGCCCAACCGACGAGCGGGTCGTCGGAGAAGTGGTGCACGAGAGCCGCGATGTTCCGGTTTCCGTTCTTGCTGCGGTCGAGGACGGCCAAACAAAGCGCGTGCACGTTTTTCCCTTCCCAGCCCATCGAGAGCGGTGCGAGTCCCCAATGCGGCGCGCCCGGGACGTCGGCCGCGGTCTGATTGTGCGTCGCGTGACAGGTCGAACATCGCATCCCTGCCATACCGTGGTTCTCGGGACCGCGGCGCACGTTGAGGAAATGTTCGCGGCGCGCATCGCCTTGCCGCGGAAAATCGGTGATCGTATGGCAGTTCATGCAGCGCGGCGATTGCAGCACCGGAGCCATCCGCGCGAACGTTCGCGCGGAATCGTCCCGAGTCGAATCGTCGCCGCGTGCCGATGCCGTACCAAGTGCAAACGCGCCGGCAACGGCGTATGCGGCGAGCTGAAACGCGATCTTCACGTCACCTCCCGGATCGATGCTGCTCGGGAGTGTAACGGGCGCGAGGAACCGCAGGCAGTCTACAAAATGTGAGGGGCAAGGCCCCGACAGCATAGCGCTCGTGCACGCACGGTACCAGAGGTTCCGGAATGTCGTCACCGTGAGTGACGATTTCGCCGCTCCGCTCGACGCGCGCCGCGCCGAACTGCGGCGCTTTCTGCGCGGACGGCGGCGCACGACCTCACCGGAGGTGCTGGGGCTTCCGCTCGCGTCGAACCGGCGGCGCAACGCCGGCGTGCGGATCGAGGAGCTGTGCGCCGCCGCCGGCGTCGGCATCACGTGGTACAGCGCGCTCGAGAACGGCCGTCCGATCCGCATGTCGCAGAAACTGCTCGACGCGATCGCGTCGGCGCTCGCGATGTCGGCCGACGAACGGCGCTACCTCTTCGCGCTCGCCGCGCCGCGCGACCAGCCGCTCCCGCCCGCGGAGACGATCCGGGGCGTTCTGATCGCGCTCGCGGAGAACGTCGAGTTCGGGCCGGCGTACGTCGTCGACGATCGCTGGAACGTCCTCGGATGGAACGCGTTCGCCGGCACGCTCTTCGGCTTCGCGCCGCGCGGCGGCGGCAATCTCGTCGAGCGCATGTTTTTGGATCCGTCGCTGCGCGCGATCCATCTGTCATGGCCGCGCATCGCCGACGAACTTGTCGCCGTGCTGCACATGAACTACGCGTTCGCCTACGAACCGGCGCGGTTCGACGCATTCATCGAGCGGATGCGCGCGGCCAGCGCGGAGTTCGCGGAACGATGGGAGGCGGCCGGCGTTCGCGCGATGGCCCCCAAACGCATGCGGGTCGCGCATCCCGCCTACGGCACGTTGACGCTCGAAACCGTCGGCTTGCAGCAGTCGGAGCATTGGCACGATCGCGGCTCCGACTGGCTGATCGTTCAGCGTCACGTCGATGACGGGGGCGGGGATAGTTCGGATGGGGATTCGGGCGGCGCTTCGACAAGCTCAGCGTGACGAGCGGCTCAGTGTGACGCGCGAGCTCAGCGTGATTAGGGAGCGGCTTCGACGTAGTCGCCGGGCCGCGGGTCTCCGCGTCCGATTATGACGGCTTCGATGTACTTTCCGGTCGTGCTGGTGACGATCAGCTCGAAGGGCGGCCGCGAGGCGCCGGCGTTGTCGGCGACGCCGCGCAGCACCTGGCTCACGGCGAACGCCGGACCGCGTTCGATCAGCACCGTTCCGTTATACACGTTGACGATGCGGGAGAGCGGCTTCACCAGCGGCTGGCGCGCGAGCGCGGCGGTCACCGAACGCTCCCACGTCCGTTCGGCGTTCGGTTCGAAGTCGCCGCGGGACGCCTCGGAGACCGGATCGCTCTCGAGGTTGACGGTCTTCACCGGCAGCGTCTCGCCGCTGAGGCAGTTGCGCACGGTGAAGCGCGCGATCCCGTAGGCGCGATCGGTTTCCTGCGCGACGCCCGGCAGCCGCGGCGCGCGGTCGAACGTCGCGAGCACGGCATACACCGCGTGCGCGGCACGGCAGCGCGCGTCGTCGGCGAGCGTCGTCTCCCCGTCGAAGACGGGGGAACGCACGTCGACGTAATTGGCGACGATCTTGCGCCACAGGGCCTGCGGCATCTCCGCCTTCGCGCTCTCGCCGACCGTCGCCGTGACGAGCACGGTCGCGGGGTTCGCCGCCGGGGCGGCCGCCGGACGTGCGAGAGCAGGCGTAAGCGACGCTGCGACAAACGTGGTGACGGCGAGCAGACGAGGCATGCGCACGGAGGCGACCTTCCGGGTCGAAACCCGCGCTCCTACGACCGGGTCCGTATGCGATGGAGGTATTCAACCCACTGCCATGAGCGCACTCCCCGACGTTTCCGAGAGCACCTTTCCGACT is a genomic window containing:
- a CDS encoding molybdopterin cofactor-binding domain-containing protein encodes the protein MKRDAFLRVAAVGGGGLLLQLEAPALAARNVDHAANSAVPLNAWVRISPDNVVTIMVSQAEMGQGIGTTHPMVIAEELDADWDAVQLEKTGVDPSYANPYVNTQFTGDARSIRDFWPVLRTMGAAARDALVRAAAAEWNVDPATCRTAKSTVTHLASGRSATYGSLAAAAAALPVNQKPALKSPARWTLLRTAHRRVDLRAKITGEPVFGIDVVVPHMAYAAVKTAPTINGDVLSFDDRAVRRMRGVLGVVRVPRGVAVVATSWWRAHKAVDALPVRWSTGADVATPALDALYDTTMRGDAWTPVVKGDGVAAALDAARANGARVVSAAYGSAWQAHATMEPMNCTASVEGDRCNLWAPTQGQTMCVVRVSEALGIPKDNVAVNRTLLGGGFGRRLIADYAVQAALISRAVGRPVKLVWTREEDFHRDSYRPAFRQSMTASLDANGIPVAMLQRLVAPTIASPVYIGLPKPFAFPQADPSCIEGLTDEAYPYTVARRQFDVHIIDVPVPTMVWRTTGYGPNVFASESFVDELAHAAGIDPLAYRLALLKGSPHEARAVPVLRKLAELAKLDAPRPRGRGVGIALAYCFQTYLAQAVEVSLHGDTLDLHHVTTVLDGGYVLDPDITRANIEGGINWGLTQALASEITFAHGRSTATNFDGFHLLALPEAPPTTFAFIDSGADPGGLGEVGPVPTAAALANAIFAASGRRVRTLPLARHGIRTRYAKQFA
- a CDS encoding helix-turn-helix transcriptional regulator, producing the protein MLLGSVTGARNRRQSTKCEGQGPDSIALVHARYQRFRNVVTVSDDFAAPLDARRAELRRFLRGRRRTTSPEVLGLPLASNRRRNAGVRIEELCAAAGVGITWYSALENGRPIRMSQKLLDAIASALAMSADERRYLFALAAPRDQPLPPAETIRGVLIALAENVEFGPAYVVDDRWNVLGWNAFAGTLFGFAPRGGGNLVERMFLDPSLRAIHLSWPRIADELVAVLHMNYAFAYEPARFDAFIERMRAASAEFAERWEAAGVRAMAPKRMRVAHPAYGTLTLETVGLQQSEHWHDRGSDWLIVQRHVDDGGGDSSDGDSGGASTSSA